The following coding sequences lie in one Flavobacterium sediminis genomic window:
- a CDS encoding PorP/SprF family type IX secretion system membrane protein produces MKHNKFIIGIAVFVSFLTGNEIVAQQQPQYTQYMYNTMSINSGYTGTNGKLEATLLHRSQWVGLDGAPRTQVLGIHGETGTRTGLGLSAVNDRIGPMSQQYINANFAYRLNISQNTILSLGINAGVNIMNIDWSEGMYQSQTDNAFNANINSSRLIIGSGGFLYGEKWYAGLSVPNFLITESYNDIEESVIRRKVHYYLQGGYVFDIGEDFKFKPAFLIKAVEGSPVTYDVSANFMYKERFVLGAGYRFTDAFSALAGFQITPSIFLGYAYDRSITNLQKYNDGSHEIILKFNLQSKSKFAKSPRFF; encoded by the coding sequence ATGAAGCATAATAAATTTATTATAGGGATTGCTGTATTCGTTTCTTTCCTAACCGGAAATGAAATTGTAGCACAACAACAACCTCAATACACGCAATACATGTATAATACTATGAGTATCAACTCAGGATATACCGGAACAAACGGAAAACTGGAAGCAACGCTACTACATCGTTCCCAATGGGTAGGACTAGACGGTGCTCCCAGAACACAGGTCTTAGGAATACACGGTGAAACAGGAACCAGAACCGGATTAGGCTTAAGTGCCGTAAATGACAGAATAGGTCCTATGAGTCAGCAGTATATCAATGCTAATTTTGCCTATAGGTTAAATATAAGCCAAAATACAATCTTATCACTCGGAATAAATGCCGGAGTCAACATTATGAACATTGATTGGTCTGAAGGTATGTACCAAAGTCAGACCGATAATGCCTTCAATGCAAATATTAACAGCTCTAGGTTGATCATAGGTTCCGGAGGTTTTCTATACGGTGAAAAATGGTATGCAGGACTTTCCGTTCCCAATTTCCTGATAACAGAATCTTACAATGATATTGAAGAATCCGTTATAAGAAGAAAGGTTCACTACTATTTACAAGGGGGTTATGTATTTGACATAGGAGAAGATTTTAAATTTAAACCGGCTTTTCTCATCAAAGCTGTTGAAGGTTCCCCCGTAACTTATGACGTCTCTGCTAATTTTATGTACAAAGAAAGATTCGTTTTGGGAGCCGGTTATCGATTTACGGATGCCTTTTCTGCTTTGGCAGGATTTCAGATCACTCCTTCTATTTTCTTAGGCTATGCCTATGACAGAAGTATTACGAACCTCCAAAAATATAATGACGGTTCCCATGAAATCATTCTGAAATTTAATTTACAGAGCAAGTCTAAATTCGCAAAATCTCCTAGATTCTTCTAA
- a CDS encoding Ig-like domain-containing protein produces MNRGVALLNSAQIEVDFKNLSEPDDSLHIIFSRPDNGLLQLGAINGLQITLFNGTTQIGAPITNTDPVLNLALLNLIGSPDPLAAITMVPPAQFDRVVISYGGVANVLDAIRIHDVDIKPVIETVIAPNVNGEVELCSTDLLSLQLHDNCTTYQVYDSSDNPLATTNHLDFELPPGLTEGNYTFYVQAIRQGCEFGAREEITVHINPNATTTDFGDILVNGTIPSGDLCLVTNPNVTLNAQLSASSTITNPVYSWYDENDTPITGGSNGILDLGTLAVGTYTYGVRVSGDAICENVTPVEITFTITDEATPTAAETAQEFCAVNNPTAADLQVNESPIVWYDAPTGGNIVDPSTVLTDGASYYAAHQGANCESSARLQIDVTILDEPTPTANTTSQEFCAANNPTAADMQINETPIVWYDAPTGGNIVDPSTVLTDGASYYAAHQGANCESSARLQIDITILDEPTPTANTTSQEFCAANNPTAADMQINESPIVWYDAPTGGNIVDPSTVLTDGASYYAAHQGANCESSARLQIDITILDEPIPTANTTSQEFCAANNPTAADMQINESSIVWYDAPTGGNIVDPSTALTDGASYYAAHQGANCESSTRLQIDVTILDDGIASLNGETQAVCYSNSYTYTTDANMSDYQWNVTGGTIISGGGINDDFAEVNWDSYPDGTISVSYPNSAVCNGFAAESYDIDIASCSDLTITKTADKENVAAGETVVFTITVENNGTSTLNDLDISENLPSGYTYVSHTTSTGTYVLATGNWNIPELASDSSATLMITVTVNSTGDYLNTATVVTSTPLDTDPGNNDASAEVNVICLTVYNEFSPNNDGENDYLIIDCIENYPNNKIEIFNRYGNVVYETASYNNNWNGMANVGGVVSKGEYLPNGTYFYVLKIDELNFSKTGWIYLAR; encoded by the coding sequence TTGAATCGTGGTGTAGCATTATTAAATAGCGCTCAAATTGAAGTTGACTTTAAGAATTTAAGTGAACCCGACGATTCTTTGCATATCATTTTTTCGAGACCGGATAACGGCTTGTTACAGCTCGGAGCTATTAATGGTCTGCAAATTACGTTATTCAACGGAACAACTCAAATAGGGGCACCTATAACTAATACAGATCCGGTCTTAAATTTAGCGCTTTTAAACTTAATAGGAAGCCCTGACCCGTTAGCAGCTATTACTATGGTTCCTCCGGCTCAATTTGACAGAGTAGTTATTAGTTACGGAGGTGTTGCTAATGTTCTGGATGCTATTCGAATACATGACGTTGATATTAAGCCGGTAATTGAAACCGTAATTGCTCCGAATGTAAACGGAGAAGTCGAACTTTGTTCTACTGATCTTCTGTCTTTACAGTTACACGATAATTGTACAACTTATCAGGTTTATGACAGTTCGGACAATCCTTTGGCAACAACCAATCATCTTGATTTTGAACTACCACCGGGGTTAACGGAAGGTAATTATACTTTTTATGTTCAGGCTATACGACAAGGATGTGAATTTGGTGCACGGGAAGAAATAACCGTACATATCAATCCGAATGCAACAACAACAGATTTTGGCGATATCCTTGTCAACGGTACTATTCCTTCAGGTGATTTATGTTTGGTAACCAATCCCAATGTAACTTTAAATGCTCAATTGAGTGCTTCAAGTACCATAACAAACCCTGTTTATTCTTGGTATGACGAAAATGATACTCCCATTACAGGAGGTTCAAACGGAATACTAGATTTAGGAACTCTTGCTGTAGGGACTTATACATACGGAGTAAGGGTAAGTGGTGATGCAATATGTGAAAATGTTACGCCTGTTGAGATAACATTTACAATCACTGACGAAGCTACTCCTACTGCTGCTGAAACAGCTCAGGAATTTTGTGCTGTCAATAACCCGACAGCTGCTGACCTACAAGTCAATGAGTCTCCTATTGTGTGGTATGATGCACCTACCGGCGGAAATATTGTAGATCCGTCTACGGTGCTTACAGACGGTGCTTCTTATTATGCTGCTCATCAGGGAGCAAATTGTGAAAGTAGCGCTCGTTTGCAAATTGATGTAACGATCTTAGATGAGCCTACTCCTACTGCTAACACGACTTCACAAGAATTTTGTGCCGCTAACAATCCGACAGCCGCTGACATGCAAATCAACGAGACTCCTATTGTGTGGTATGATGCTCCTACCGGCGGAAATATTGTAGATCCGTCTACGGTGCTTACAGACGGTGCTTCTTATTATGCTGCTCATCAGGGAGCAAATTGTGAAAGTAGTGCTCGTTTGCAAATTGATATTACGATCTTAGATGAGCCTACTCCTACTGCTAACACGACTTCACAAGAATTTTGTGCCGCTAACAATCCGACAGCCGCTGACATGCAAATCAACGAGTCTCCTATTGTGTGGTATGATGCTCCTACCGGCGGAAATATCGTAGATCCGTCTACGGTGCTTACAGACGGTGCTTCTTATTATGCTGCTCATCAGGGAGCAAATTGTGAAAGCAGTGCTCGTTTACAAATTGATATTACGATCTTAGATGAGCCTATTCCTACTGCTAACACGACTTCACAAGAATTTTGTGCCGCTAACAATCCGACAGCCGCTGACATGCAAATCAACGAATCTTCTATTGTGTGGTATGATGCACCTACCGGCGGAAATATCGTAGATCCGTCTACTGCACTTACAGACGGTGCTTCTTATTATGCTGCTCATCAGGGAGCAAATTGTGAAAGCAGTACTCGTTTACAAATTGATGTTACCATTTTAGATGACGGAATTGCTTCTCTAAACGGAGAAACCCAAGCCGTATGTTACAGTAATAGTTATACTTATACAACTGATGCTAATATGTCGGACTATCAATGGAACGTTACCGGAGGAACTATCATCAGTGGTGGTGGAATTAACGATGATTTTGCAGAAGTTAACTGGGATAGTTACCCTGACGGAACCATTAGTGTAAGCTACCCTAATAGTGCCGTATGTAATGGCTTTGCTGCCGAAAGCTATGATATTGACATCGCTTCATGTTCTGATTTAACAATTACTAAAACAGCTGATAAAGAAAATGTTGCTGCCGGAGAAACTGTTGTGTTTACAATTACGGTTGAAAATAACGGAACCTCAACACTTAATGATCTGGATATCTCCGAGAATTTACCATCCGGTTATACTTATGTGAGCCACACTACTTCAACAGGAACATACGTCCTTGCAACCGGAAACTGGAACATCCCTGAGTTAGCTTCTGACAGTTCTGCGACTTTAATGATCACAGTTACGGTAAATTCTACCGGTGATTACTTAAATACAGCTACCGTTGTCACGTCTACACCTTTGGATACTGATCCCGGAAATAACGATGCTTCAGCAGAAGTAAATGTGATTTGTTTAACAGTTTACAATGAGTTTTCTCCTAATAATGACGGAGAGAACGACTACCTTATCATTGATTGCATAGAAAATTATCCGAACAACAAGATTGAGATCTTTAACCGATACGGAAATGTTGTTTACGAAACAGCTTCCTACAACAACAACTGGAATGGTATGGCAAATGTAGGCGGTGTTGTAAGTAAGGGAGAATATCTTCCGAACGGAACCTATTTCTATGTCTTAAAAATTGATGAATTGAACTTTTCTAAAACAGGTTGGATCTATCTGGCTCGTTAA
- a CDS encoding CAL67264 family membrane protein: protein MNKNTVLAWATFIMILMGLLIIGLAIYRYDDVAGWGFGAVGIGFFAIAWVFNALKGRV, encoded by the coding sequence ATGAATAAAAATACTGTTTTAGCTTGGGCAACTTTTATTATGATTTTGATGGGGTTATTGATCATAGGTTTGGCTATCTACAGATATGATGATGTAGCCGGTTGGGGATTTGGCGCTGTCGGAATAGGTTTCTTTGCTATTGCATGGGTTTTTAATGCTCTCAAAGGGAGAGTATAA
- the ettA gene encoding energy-dependent translational throttle protein EttA, protein MSDDKKVIFSMSRVSKTYSSTNKTVLKDIYLSFFYGAKIGILGLNGAGKSSLLKIIAGVDKNYQGDVVFSPGYTVGYLEQEPQLDESKTVIEVVREGAAEIYALLDEFNKINDDFGLPEVYEDADKMQKLMDRQAELQDKIDAAGAWEIDNKLEVAMDALRTPDSDTPINVLSGGEKRRVALCRLLLQQPDVLLLDEPTNHLDAESVLWLEQHLQQYAGTVIAVTHDRYFLDNVAGWILELDRGEGIPWKGNYSSWLDQKAKRLEQEEKTASKRRKTLERELDWVRQGAKGRQTKQKARLQNYDRLLNEDQKQLEEKLEIYIPNGPRLGTNVIEAKHVAKAFGDKLLYEDLNFTLPQAGIVGIIGPNGAGKSTIFRMIMGEEQPDNGEFTIGETVKIAYVDQSHKDIDPEKSIWENFCDGQELIMMGGRQVNSRAYLSRFNFGGSDQNKKVSTLSGGERNRLHLAMTLKEEGNVLLLDEPTNDLDINTLRALEEGLENFAGCAVIISHDRWFLDRVCTHILAFEGDSQVYFFEGSFSEYEENKKKRLGKEVTPTRIKYKKLIR, encoded by the coding sequence ATGTCAGACGATAAGAAAGTAATATTCTCGATGTCGAGAGTAAGTAAAACGTACTCTTCTACAAATAAGACAGTACTTAAAGATATTTATTTAAGTTTCTTTTACGGAGCTAAAATCGGGATCTTAGGTCTAAACGGAGCCGGAAAATCTTCTTTATTGAAGATCATTGCCGGTGTCGATAAAAATTATCAGGGCGATGTTGTTTTTTCACCAGGTTATACTGTTGGGTACTTAGAACAAGAGCCGCAATTAGATGAGAGTAAAACGGTAATTGAAGTGGTTCGCGAAGGAGCAGCAGAAATATATGCTCTTTTAGATGAATTCAATAAGATCAATGACGATTTTGGGTTACCTGAGGTCTATGAAGATGCTGATAAGATGCAAAAATTAATGGATCGTCAGGCTGAATTACAGGATAAGATTGATGCTGCCGGTGCTTGGGAGATCGATAATAAGTTAGAAGTAGCTATGGATGCTTTACGCACGCCGGATTCTGATACTCCTATCAATGTTCTGTCAGGAGGGGAGAAACGTCGTGTGGCTTTATGCCGTTTGTTGTTACAACAACCTGATGTATTATTACTGGATGAGCCTACAAACCACTTAGATGCAGAATCGGTTCTTTGGTTAGAGCAACATTTACAACAATATGCCGGAACAGTAATAGCCGTAACGCACGACCGTTATTTCTTGGATAATGTAGCAGGCTGGATTCTGGAATTAGACAGAGGAGAGGGAATTCCATGGAAAGGGAACTATTCTTCTTGGTTAGACCAAAAAGCAAAACGATTGGAGCAGGAAGAAAAAACAGCTTCTAAGAGAAGAAAAACCTTAGAGCGTGAGCTGGATTGGGTTCGTCAGGGAGCAAAAGGAAGACAAACCAAACAAAAAGCACGTTTACAAAACTATGATCGATTGCTGAATGAAGATCAAAAACAATTAGAGGAAAAATTAGAGATCTATATTCCGAATGGACCACGTTTAGGAACTAACGTTATTGAGGCAAAACATGTTGCTAAAGCCTTTGGTGATAAATTGTTATACGAAGATTTGAATTTTACATTGCCGCAGGCAGGTATTGTCGGGATTATAGGTCCGAACGGAGCCGGAAAATCGACAATATTCCGAATGATAATGGGAGAGGAGCAACCGGATAACGGAGAGTTTACAATCGGAGAGACTGTTAAAATAGCTTATGTAGATCAATCGCATAAAGATATTGATCCTGAGAAATCAATTTGGGAAAATTTCTGTGACGGACAAGAATTGATTATGATGGGAGGTCGTCAGGTCAATTCGAGAGCTTATTTATCCCGTTTTAATTTTGGCGGAAGCGATCAAAACAAAAAAGTTTCCACATTGTCAGGAGGTGAACGTAACCGTTTACATTTGGCCATGACCTTAAAAGAAGAAGGAAATGTACTGTTACTGGATGAGCCAACAAATGATTTGGATATCAATACACTACGGGCTTTAGAAGAAGGTTTAGAGAATTTCGCCGGTTGTGCCGTAATTATCTCTCACGACCGTTGGTTCCTTGATAGAGTTTGTACGCACATTTTAGCTTTTGAAGGAGATTCTCAAGTGTATTTCTTTGAAGGAAGTTTCTCTGAATACGAAGAAAATAAAAAGAAACGTCTAGGAAAAGAAGTAACTCCTACACGTATTAAGTATAAAAAATTAATTCGTTAA
- a CDS encoding ATP-binding response regulator produces the protein MILKKIFPFLTLFCTILFFGQDTIQPKQELKKLLHDASVSFMDYKVETSMDCANKALVLALQYDEDEYAAKAYNIIGLNYTEFAELEKAVDFFNKGIIHASKTKNDTVKSWLYNNLGNVYCYHKIDYKKGIESYLKGLEFSKKFSDELEIAFSKLNLTSAYFTYGEFDKGIVFLNEAKDYVSQSDDLEANLTLNSLYGEYYSFYENFPKARAYFLKTAELCSKNTEEYLEGNIVEAYSNISDFYHKIGDDDNAYLFLEKHDSLEDKVYNKQRIQQVKSVGKEIENNEAKMQLVKMEAEKIVQDQKLRNTQVFIIALFLFFAFVFVLLLITVRNNKLRKKVNKKLLEINEELRIAKEKAEEASNVKSQFISTITHELRTPLYGVIGITDIIEEEHKELEGSTYLKSLKFSAKYLLSLVNDILNLNKIEENKVTLDNRTFHLKETLVTIKNSLETIARKNKNTIAIEIDEAIPECLYGDNVRLSQIIFNLMSNSLKFTQKGKVLIKAKLKKKRDTTLFIQFTVEDNGIGIPEKYQAKVFEKFVQIDRKDEDYQGTGLGLTIVERLVELFNGTISLESKEDQGTKVIFTIPLKEGQKEDATKKESIPVARREEKTTKEYYILVVEDNKINQLVTRHLLENNHFKCKIVDDGFTALESLEQEHFDAVLMDINMPKINGFETSKLIREKGFTLPIIAVTAFEKDEIMDKIHEAQINDIIVKPFDVKTFLKILQKQLDK, from the coding sequence ATGATTCTCAAAAAGATCTTTCCTTTTTTAACCTTGTTTTGCACGATCTTGTTTTTCGGGCAAGATACTATTCAACCTAAACAGGAGTTAAAAAAATTACTTCATGATGCTTCTGTTTCCTTTATGGATTATAAGGTGGAAACATCAATGGACTGTGCAAACAAGGCGCTTGTATTGGCATTACAGTATGATGAGGACGAGTATGCAGCCAAAGCTTACAATATCATCGGTCTGAATTATACGGAATTTGCAGAATTGGAAAAGGCTGTAGATTTCTTTAATAAAGGAATAATCCATGCAAGCAAAACTAAGAATGATACAGTAAAGTCATGGTTGTATAATAATTTGGGAAATGTTTACTGTTATCATAAAATTGACTATAAAAAAGGAATAGAGAGCTATTTAAAAGGCTTGGAGTTTTCAAAGAAATTTTCAGACGAATTAGAAATCGCTTTCTCAAAACTGAATTTAACATCTGCTTATTTTACATACGGAGAATTTGATAAAGGAATTGTATTCCTGAATGAAGCAAAGGATTATGTAAGCCAATCCGATGATCTGGAAGCTAACCTGACCTTGAATTCACTTTATGGAGAATATTATAGCTTTTATGAAAACTTTCCTAAAGCAAGAGCGTATTTTCTGAAAACAGCTGAGCTTTGTAGTAAAAATACTGAAGAATATCTGGAAGGGAATATTGTAGAAGCATATTCTAATATTTCGGATTTTTATCATAAGATAGGTGATGATGACAATGCCTATCTTTTTTTAGAGAAACACGACTCTCTGGAAGATAAAGTATATAATAAGCAAAGAATACAACAAGTAAAGAGTGTCGGTAAGGAAATAGAAAATAATGAAGCCAAAATGCAGTTGGTTAAAATGGAAGCTGAAAAAATAGTGCAAGACCAAAAACTGCGAAACACACAAGTATTCATTATTGCATTGTTTCTGTTTTTTGCCTTTGTTTTTGTTTTGCTTTTAATTACGGTTCGAAACAATAAATTGCGTAAAAAAGTAAATAAAAAACTTCTTGAGATCAACGAAGAGTTGCGTATTGCCAAAGAGAAAGCCGAAGAAGCTTCCAATGTAAAGTCTCAATTCATTTCAACCATTACACACGAACTTAGGACACCTTTGTATGGTGTAATAGGTATTACAGATATCATAGAAGAAGAGCACAAAGAACTGGAAGGTAGTACGTATTTGAAATCTTTGAAATTTTCAGCAAAATACTTATTATCTCTTGTAAATGATATTTTGAATCTGAATAAGATCGAAGAGAATAAAGTAACGTTGGATAACAGAACATTTCATTTAAAAGAAACTTTAGTTACGATCAAAAATTCTCTTGAAACTATTGCCCGAAAGAATAAAAATACAATTGCTATTGAAATTGACGAAGCGATTCCGGAATGTTTGTATGGCGATAACGTAAGGCTTTCACAGATCATTTTTAATTTAATGAGCAACTCTCTCAAATTCACGCAAAAAGGCAAAGTCCTTATAAAAGCCAAATTAAAAAAGAAAAGAGATACAACATTATTTATTCAGTTTACTGTTGAGGATAACGGAATAGGAATACCTGAAAAATATCAGGCGAAAGTATTTGAAAAGTTCGTACAGATTGACCGAAAAGATGAAGACTATCAAGGAACCGGATTAGGATTAACCATTGTTGAACGATTGGTAGAATTGTTTAACGGAACCATTTCTTTGGAAAGTAAAGAGGATCAAGGAACTAAAGTTATTTTTACAATTCCCTTAAAAGAAGGACAAAAAGAAGATGCAACTAAAAAAGAAAGTATTCCTGTAGCTCGTCGTGAAGAGAAGACTACAAAAGAATATTATATATTAGTTGTAGAAGACAATAAGATAAACCAACTGGTAACCCGCCATCTTTTAGAGAACAATCACTTTAAATGTAAAATTGTAGACGATGGGTTTACGGCTTTAGAGAGTTTAGAACAGGAGCATTTTGACGCAGTTCTTATGGATATCAATATGCCTAAGATCAATGGTTTTGAAACCTCAAAATTAATCAGAGAAAAAGGATTTACATTGCCCATTATCGCTGTAACAGCTTTTGAAAAAGATGAGATCATGGATAAGATTCATGAGGCACAGATCAATGATATTATTGTAAAACCTTTTGATGTCAAAACTTTTTTAAAAATACTTCAGAAACAGTTAGATAAATAG
- a CDS encoding T9SS C-terminal target domain-containing protein — MRIKLRLTAIFPALLIPAIASAQDILWEKTYGGKHAEYLYDAIPTPDYGFILAGSSVSGKNGNKDEKNKGDLDYWVWKMDEHGNLDWQKSFGGNKEDLLQSIALTGDGGFILGGTSASDKGSDKTENSKGKEDFWIIKLNAKGQQLWQRTIGGSGMEKLLSIAQTKDNGYILGGTSSSNKTITPEGQTPDLYGKSEDSRGNLDFWVVKLSEAGTIEWQRTIGGKYVDELRSIQPTTDGGYILGGYSNSPASGDKTEENYGLGDYWIVKLDAQGEIDWQRAYGGEKDDNLNALIPTRDGGYLLGGNSNSGATYSKSKTNREGTDFWVLKLDESGEIEWQQTYNYGKADILTSLVENKDGTFIIGGYAQSEADKSGQKTPVKTIRKDKEGINDYIALKIKSNGEELWSQTVGSKGDEVMKRLLETRDGGIFWQVPQTALPQKTKRQPKAVMTFGW, encoded by the coding sequence ATGCGAATAAAATTACGCTTAACCGCTATTTTCCCTGCATTATTGATTCCTGCCATCGCTTCAGCGCAGGATATCCTATGGGAAAAGACCTATGGAGGCAAACATGCCGAATACTTATACGATGCCATACCGACGCCTGATTACGGATTTATCCTGGCCGGAAGTTCGGTTTCCGGAAAAAACGGCAACAAAGACGAAAAGAACAAAGGCGATCTGGATTACTGGGTCTGGAAGATGGACGAGCACGGCAATTTGGACTGGCAAAAGAGCTTTGGCGGCAACAAAGAAGACCTGTTGCAAAGCATAGCCCTTACCGGTGACGGGGGATTTATCCTCGGCGGTACTTCCGCTTCCGATAAAGGTTCCGACAAAACCGAAAATAGCAAAGGTAAAGAAGACTTCTGGATCATCAAGCTCAATGCTAAAGGCCAACAACTGTGGCAAAGAACCATTGGCGGCAGCGGAATGGAAAAGCTTTTAAGCATTGCCCAGACCAAAGACAACGGCTATATTTTAGGCGGAACTTCCTCTTCCAATAAAACGATAACTCCGGAAGGACAAACTCCCGATTTGTATGGTAAATCAGAAGATTCGCGAGGGAATCTGGACTTTTGGGTTGTAAAACTCAGCGAAGCCGGAACGATCGAATGGCAAAGAACCATCGGCGGAAAATATGTGGACGAATTGCGCAGCATTCAACCAACTACAGACGGCGGTTATATTTTAGGAGGTTATTCCAACTCTCCGGCTTCGGGCGATAAAACAGAAGAGAACTACGGTTTGGGAGATTACTGGATCGTGAAGCTCGATGCGCAGGGCGAGATCGACTGGCAAAGAGCCTACGGAGGGGAAAAGGACGATAATCTCAATGCTTTGATCCCCACTCGGGATGGCGGTTATTTGTTAGGCGGGAACTCCAATTCCGGAGCGACGTATTCCAAATCAAAGACCAACCGTGAAGGAACCGATTTCTGGGTGTTAAAGCTCGATGAGTCGGGTGAGATCGAATGGCAGCAAACGTATAACTATGGTAAAGCCGATATCTTAACCTCACTGGTAGAGAACAAAGACGGTACGTTTATCATTGGCGGTTACGCCCAGAGTGAAGCGGACAAAAGCGGACAAAAAACACCTGTTAAAACCATCAGGAAAGACAAAGAAGGGATCAACGATTATATTGCTTTAAAGATCAAGTCTAACGGAGAGGAACTTTGGAGTCAAACGGTAGGAAGCAAAGGCGATGAGGTGATGAAACGCTTGTTGGAAACCCGCGATGGGGGTATCTTTTGGCAGGTACCTCAAACGGCACTGCCTCAAAAGACAAAAAGACAGCCAAAGGCGGTAATGACTTTTGGGTGGTAA
- a CDS encoding T9SS type A sorting domain-containing protein → MVKLKDKDKEEKARIDLEAVPNPTEYFTNVIVSFDYSKGTATLYDLSGRTISRTEIKGEKTIPVDLTNLPTGIYVVEIKTDTETGGVKVIKK, encoded by the coding sequence GTGGTAAAGCTCAAAGACAAGGACAAGGAAGAGAAAGCCCGAATTGATCTGGAAGCGGTACCGAACCCGACGGAATATTTTACCAATGTAATTGTAAGCTTTGACTACAGCAAAGGAACAGCAACTTTATACGATTTGAGCGGAAGAACGATCAGCCGTACGGAGATCAAAGGCGAAAAAACGATACCGGTAGATTTGACCAACCTACCAACCGGGATCTATGTAGTAGAAATAAAGACCGATACCGAAACCGGCGGGGTTAAAGTGATTAAGAAATAA
- a CDS encoding DUF6443 domain-containing protein — translation MKTKIHKFKKIQDKLMAKKLGFILAMVPVLALGQSQDQNYIKQTTYKQANQNQVANPDIDVATIQVNYYNGLGYPIQQISHKQSGTGKDIITYITYDEFGRQTKEFLPYVSQAASLDFDLSSDINQANYYSSNPDPGFETTDYPFSEKTFDDSPLNRLLKQAAPGEIWKKDNGHEVQFAYDLNSTSDEVFQFEVNRSYVSSTELYAYSLNCIGYYAPGTLYKNITKNENWTSGVNNTIEEYIDDLGRVILKRTYNNGQKYDTNYVYDKIGNLIYVIPPLASDTVANVTVTQDPVTYYSQSYYISEFLIDTNGDPVTSGGGVWD, via the coding sequence ATGAAAACGAAGATACACAAGTTCAAAAAGATACAAGATAAACTTATGGCTAAAAAGTTAGGGTTTATTCTTGCAATGGTTCCTGTTCTTGCTCTAGGACAAAGTCAGGATCAGAATTACATCAAGCAAACCACATATAAACAAGCGAACCAAAATCAGGTAGCAAACCCGGATATAGATGTGGCAACTATTCAGGTAAATTATTACAATGGTTTAGGGTATCCTATACAACAGATTAGTCACAAACAATCGGGTACAGGAAAAGATATCATTACATACATAACCTATGACGAGTTCGGCAGGCAAACGAAAGAATTTTTGCCTTATGTCAGTCAGGCAGCCAGTTTAGATTTCGATTTAAGTTCCGATATAAATCAGGCAAATTATTACAGTAGTAATCCCGACCCCGGTTTTGAAACGACGGATTATCCTTTTAGTGAAAAAACATTTGATGATTCTCCTTTGAATAGATTGTTAAAACAAGCTGCTCCCGGAGAGATCTGGAAAAAAGACAATGGTCATGAAGTTCAGTTTGCTTATGATCTTAATTCAACGTCAGACGAGGTATTTCAATTTGAAGTCAACCGAAGCTATGTTAGTAGCACAGAACTATATGCTTATTCTTTAAACTGTATAGGATACTATGCTCCCGGAACACTCTATAAAAATATAACCAAAAATGAAAACTGGACATCAGGTGTAAACAATACCATAGAAGAATATATAGACGATTTAGGAAGAGTAATTTTAAAAAGAACGTATAATAACGGGCAAAAATATGACACGAATTATGTTTATGATAAAATAGGAAACCTGATCTATGTTATTCCACCACTAGCCTCTGATACCGTAGCAAATGTTACCGTTACACAAGATCCGGTTACATATTATAGTCAAAGTTATTATATATCAGAATTTTTAATTGATACCAATGGAGATCCGGTTACTTCCGGTGGGGGAGTATGGGATTGA